The Cydia pomonella isolate Wapato2018A chromosome 17, ilCydPomo1, whole genome shotgun sequence genome includes a window with the following:
- the LOC133526882 gene encoding lipase 1-like, with translation MSWTAFNGLVLFIFVVQSQADSNLLRSLANITSLASNDKDFIHIASEYGYKAEKHEVTTDDGYILTVFRIPPESICSKKLPILLMHGLLLSSECFIVSGQNAPAFVLARDCYDVWAGNVRGNHHSRRHVTLDPDRDFKFWKFSVDEMGFYDIPAIVDYVLDATDSKKLIYIGYSQGSTTFFIMNSEKPEYAKKISLYIGLAPSTTQYHTKSELYRTAVVSIKSFQNALEATGIWEVFSRGLPAQITLNRLCRMKILIELVCDVGLYILDSPHSDSITAEILKRIVDYEPSGTSIHNLARYGQAMNESRFIKFNYGATNNLKAYGSREPPEYDLGKVTMPAVVFHGKSDHLVDTIDMDWLARQLPNLLEYVTVEDPLWNHFDMAFSRYWKDMIYVRMKKYLNKLTTGLA, from the coding sequence ATGTCGTGGACCGCGTTCAACGGCTTAGTGCTTTTCATATTTGTAGTACAGTCCCAAGCGGACTCGAACCTTTTACGCTCGCTAGCGAACATAACTTCACTCGCTAGCAATGATAAGGACTTCATCCACATCGCCTCTGAATACGGATATAAAGCTGAGAAACACGAAGTAACGACCGACGATGGATACATACTGACCGTGTTCAGAATACCGCCCGAGAGTATATGTTCCAAGAAACTCCCAATTCTGTTAATGCACGGCCTTCTCCTATCGTCTGAATGCTTCATAGTGTCCGGACAGAATGCTCCCGCATTCGTACTAGCTCGAGACTGCTACGACGTATGGGCCGGCAATGTACGCGGCAACCATCACTCCCGCAGACACGTGACTCTAGACCCCGACAGAGACTTCAAGTTTTGGAAGTTTTCAGTCGACGAAATGGGTTTTTACGACATTCCGGCCATAGTTGACTATGTTCTAGATGCGACGGACTCTAAAAAACTGATCTACATCGGCTATTCACAAGGCAGCACCACTTTCTTCATCATGAACTCCGAGAAACCGGAATATGCTAAAAAAATTAGTCTCTACATTGGTTTGGCACCTTCTACGACACAATATCACACGAAATCTGAACTTTACAGAACGGCAGTGGTATCTATAAAATCTTTTCAAAATGCTTTGGAAGCTACGGGTATTTGGGAGGTTTTCTCCCGCGGTCTTCCTGCCCAAATCACCTTAAACAGGTTATGCCGAATGAAGATACTGATAGAGTTAGTTTGTGATGTAGGATTATATATATTAGATTCCCCACATTCAGACTCTATTACCGCAgaaattttaaaacgaatagtTGATTACGAGCCATCCGGTACGTCTATACATAACCTGGCCAGATACGGTCAGGCTATGAATGAAAGCAGGTTCATTAAATTCAACTACGGAGCTACAAACAATTTGAAGGCTTACGGGAGTCGTGAACCACCCGAATATGACTTGGGTAAGGTGACTATGCCGGCTGTGGTGTTCCACGGCAAGTCCGACCATCTCGTGGATACAATAGACATGGACTGGCTCGCGAGACAGCTGCCTAACCTGCTGGAGTATGTGACAGTGGAGGACCCCTTATGGAACCATTTCGATATGGCGTTCAGTCGATATTGGAAAGACATGATTTATGTTAGgatgaaaaagtatttaaataaattgacgaccggtttggcctag